One Halarcobacter ebronensis genomic window carries:
- the waaF gene encoding lipopolysaccharide heptosyltransferase II has protein sequence MVKTIFIEIPTWLGDAIMATPAIENIIKTYPKAKITLLGSYVSTKAFEGFPNIQRVIIDETKKSGNRYLNLIKQARSIGKVDLAISFRRSFSSKFMMLFVKAKKKFNYRRLTKKEIHLVLRYNDFVNKVLNLNNSAGGLKLYFEPFSYTKPTLGINPGATYGSAKRWYPGEFAKVATKLSKDYDIVIFGGPGEVEIAKDIENILIENGVKNYQNLAGKTSIKELIEKIAGLSLFITNDSGPMHVAAAYQVKTVAIFGPTKFTETNQWNNKNGIIVTKNLDCAPCMKRKCPLGHHNCMKLITASDVLEAIEENFS, from the coding sequence ATGGTTAAAACGATATTTATAGAGATACCTACTTGGTTAGGCGATGCTATTATGGCAACTCCTGCAATTGAAAATATTATAAAAACATATCCTAAGGCAAAGATTACTCTTCTTGGCTCTTACGTCTCAACAAAAGCTTTTGAAGGCTTTCCAAATATTCAAAGAGTAATTATTGATGAGACAAAAAAGAGTGGAAATAGATATCTAAATCTAATAAAACAAGCAAGAAGCATTGGAAAAGTGGATTTGGCAATCTCTTTTAGAAGAAGCTTCTCTTCAAAGTTTATGATGCTTTTTGTAAAGGCAAAAAAGAAGTTTAATTATAGAAGATTAACAAAAAAAGAGATACATCTAGTTTTAAGATACAATGATTTTGTAAATAAAGTTTTAAATCTAAACAATAGTGCAGGGGGCTTAAAACTTTACTTTGAACCTTTCTCATATACTAAACCAACGCTAGGAATAAATCCAGGAGCAACATATGGAAGTGCAAAAAGATGGTATCCTGGGGAGTTTGCAAAAGTTGCAACAAAACTATCAAAAGATTATGATATTGTTATTTTTGGTGGACCAGGAGAAGTTGAGATTGCAAAAGATATTGAAAATATCTTAATTGAAAATGGTGTTAAAAACTATCAAAATCTAGCAGGAAAAACTTCAATAAAAGAGTTAATAGAGAAGATTGCTGGACTTTCTCTTTTTATCACAAATGATAGTGGACCTATGCATGTGGCTGCTGCATATCAAGTTAAGACGGTGGCTATTTTTGGACCAACAAAATTTACTGAAACAAATCAATGGAACAACAAAAACGGTATTATAGTAACTAAAAATTTGGATTGTGCACCATGTATGAAAAGAAAGTGTCCTTTAGGACATCATAACTGCATGAAGTTAATTACTGCTTCTGATGTATTAGAAGCAATAGAGGAAAACTTCTCATAA
- a CDS encoding glycosyltransferase family 9 protein yields the protein MNLLITRHDKIGDFVVTLPLFKAIKEQYPEVKITALVSKINFQFAKSLEFIDDVILFDKEDLLKTKQEIKTKKFDASISCFIDTALGKLLFLSGIKKRVAPATKVAQLFFNKRVKQRRSRVEKKEWEYNLDLGLALFSELKLEFTRPLIDFGVKKEKRVVFHPGFGGSSDGNLTLDDYINLARVVSQSSYKVVFTFGPDDTFSKEFIEKNIDFKAELIDSKMSLIDFTKYISEASLFVSTSTGPMHLAGLTNTKTLSFFGDTLFASSKRWGTISEESNQNNFMIPKNYNREIYEKIEKRLKEIVNE from the coding sequence ATGAATCTATTAATAACTAGACATGATAAAATAGGGGATTTTGTGGTGACACTTCCCCTTTTTAAGGCTATAAAAGAGCAATATCCTGAGGTTAAAATAACAGCACTTGTATCAAAAATAAATTTCCAGTTTGCAAAATCTTTAGAGTTTATTGATGATGTGATTTTATTTGATAAAGAGGATCTTTTAAAAACTAAACAAGAGATAAAAACTAAAAAATTTGATGCAAGTATCTCTTGTTTTATTGACACAGCTTTGGGAAAACTCCTCTTTTTAAGTGGTATAAAAAAAAGAGTTGCTCCTGCAACTAAGGTTGCTCAACTTTTTTTTAACAAAAGAGTAAAGCAAAGAAGAAGCAGAGTTGAAAAAAAAGAGTGGGAATACAATTTGGATTTGGGTCTTGCTCTTTTTTCTGAACTAAAACTTGAATTTACAAGACCTTTGATTGATTTTGGTGTGAAAAAAGAGAAAAGAGTAGTTTTCCATCCTGGTTTTGGTGGAAGTAGTGATGGAAATCTAACTTTAGATGATTATATAAATCTTGCAAGAGTAGTAAGTCAAAGCTCATATAAAGTTGTTTTTACTTTTGGACCAGATGATACTTTTTCAAAAGAGTTTATAGAAAAAAACATAGATTTTAAAGCAGAACTAATAGATTCAAAAATGTCTTTAATAGATTTTACAAAATATATTAGTGAAGCTTCACTTTTTGTTAGTACTTCAACGGGTCCTATGCACCTTGCAGGATTAACTAATACAAAAACTCTCTCGTTTTTTGGTGATACTTTATTTGCAAGTTCAAAAAGATGGGGAACTATAAGTGAGGAATCAAATCAAAACAATTTTATGATACCAAAAAATTACAATAGAGAGATTTATGAGAAGATTGAAAAAAGATTAAAAGAGATAGTTAATGAATAA
- a CDS encoding glycosyltransferase family 2 protein — translation MNISAVVLAKNSENTLEKTLEALKGFDDVVVYDNGSIDNTVQIARKYSNVNLIEGEFRGFGWTKNRASSFAKNDWILIIDSDEVVDSKLFETLKNKKLDDNTVYKLNFKAFYKDIQVKYCGWNNQKIKRLYNKKFTKYNSNDVHEDIITDGFKIEELEGNVEHYSYQSISQFVIKADYYSSLYAKNNVGKKKSSPTKAFFNAMYSFFRTYFLKKGFLDGYVGLIIAYSHMVTNFYKYIKLYEANKELENESINN, via the coding sequence ATGAATATTAGTGCAGTAGTTTTAGCAAAAAACAGTGAAAATACCTTAGAAAAAACACTTGAAGCCTTAAAGGGTTTTGATGATGTTGTTGTTTATGATAATGGTTCAATAGATAATACAGTTCAAATTGCTCGAAAATATTCAAATGTAAATTTGATTGAGGGTGAGTTTAGAGGTTTTGGCTGGACAAAAAATAGGGCTTCAAGTTTTGCAAAAAATGATTGGATTTTGATAATTGATAGTGATGAAGTTGTTGATTCAAAACTTTTTGAAACTCTAAAAAACAAAAAACTTGATGATAATACAGTCTATAAACTAAACTTTAAGGCGTTTTATAAAGATATTCAAGTTAAATATTGTGGTTGGAATAATCAAAAAATAAAAAGACTATATAATAAAAAATTTACAAAATACAATAGTAATGATGTGCACGAAGATATAATAACTGATGGCTTTAAAATAGAGGAATTAGAAGGAAATGTGGAACACTACAGTTATCAATCAATTTCACAATTTGTTATAAAAGCTGATTACTATTCATCTTTATATGCAAAAAATAATGTAGGAAAGAAAAAATCTTCACCCACAAAAGCATTTTTTAATGCAATGTACTCATTTTTTAGAACATACTTTTTAAAAAAAGGTTTTTTAGATGGTTATGTTGGACTTATTATTGCCTATTCACACATGGTAACAAACTTTTACAAATATATAAAACTATACGAAGCAAACAAAGAGTTAGAGAATGAATCTATTAATAACTAG
- a CDS encoding polysaccharide deacetylase family protein, with amino-acid sequence MLINLMYHHANSDRCSNELEILKEHIKYISENFKTVFPTEEKLSGKNACLVFDDAYVDFYYLIFPILKEFKIKALLAVPTKYILDSSQNDKNLRMSFEHNDEFKNYEKGTFCTFSEMKEMINSGLVQIVSHSHSHTNLLEESINLDEELVLSKKILEEKLNICVETFVYPFGKYNEEIAKRTHEIYKYSFRIGNAIHKDFSGIKGINYRVDADGLSKPDEIFKFTKLLKYRFKAFLKSF; translated from the coding sequence TTGTTGATTAATTTGATGTATCATCACGCAAATAGTGATAGATGTAGCAATGAATTAGAGATTTTAAAAGAGCATATCAAATATATAAGTGAAAATTTTAAAACAGTTTTCCCAACAGAGGAAAAACTTAGTGGCAAAAATGCTTGTTTGGTTTTTGATGATGCATATGTCGACTTTTATTATCTGATTTTTCCTATTTTAAAAGAGTTTAAGATAAAAGCACTTTTGGCAGTTCCTACAAAGTATATTTTGGATTCATCTCAAAATGATAAAAATCTTAGAATGAGCTTTGAGCATAATGATGAGTTTAAAAACTATGAAAAAGGAACTTTTTGCACTTTTAGTGAGATGAAAGAGATGATTAACAGTGGTTTGGTTCAAATTGTTTCCCATTCCCATTCTCATACAAATTTATTAGAAGAGAGCATAAATTTAGATGAAGAGTTAGTTTTGTCAAAGAAAATATTAGAAGAGAAGTTAAACATTTGTGTTGAAACCTTTGTTTACCCTTTTGGAAAATATAATGAAGAGATTGCAAAAAGAACCCATGAAATATATAAATACTCTTTTAGAATAGGAAATGCAATTCACAAAGATTTTTCTGGGATAAAGGGGATAAACTACAGAGTTGATGCAGATGGTTTAAGTAAACCAGATGAAATATTTAAATTTACAAAGCTTTTAAAATACAGATTTAAAGCTTTTTTAAAATCATTTTAG
- a CDS encoding lipopolysaccharide kinase InaA family protein, with protein sequence MSYRYIINIGCEKFKEFTLNIKNIFSENQQTIHKARNELKIFNFEQEELVVKSFKKPNLLNRLIYSYFRSSKAKKSYDNSIIIGDFTPKPVSYIEYFSYGLIEQSYFISQRFDYDFTIREPLIKPDFENKEEIFKAFANFSFKLHDRGIFHKDFSPGNILVKVLENGYEFKIVDINRMKFMPLSLEKRLKNFSKLWAKNEDMKIIAQEYAKLMNEDEEKCIDLAIRFSQKHKDRINMKKRLRGIEVVD encoded by the coding sequence ATGAGTTATAGATATATTATAAATATTGGTTGTGAGAAGTTTAAAGAGTTTACTTTAAATATTAAAAATATTTTTAGTGAGAACCAACAAACCATTCACAAAGCTAGAAATGAGCTTAAAATATTTAATTTTGAGCAAGAAGAGTTAGTTGTAAAATCTTTTAAAAAACCAAATCTTTTAAATAGACTTATCTATTCATACTTTAGAAGTTCAAAGGCAAAAAAGTCTTATGATAACTCTATAATAATTGGTGATTTTACACCAAAACCAGTCTCATATATTGAGTATTTCTCTTATGGTTTGATTGAACAAAGCTATTTTATAAGTCAAAGATTTGATTATGACTTTACAATTAGAGAACCTCTTATAAAACCAGATTTTGAAAATAAAGAGGAGATTTTTAAAGCTTTTGCAAATTTTAGTTTCAAACTTCATGATAGAGGTATTTTCCATAAAGATTTTTCTCCTGGAAATATTCTTGTAAAAGTTTTAGAAAATGGTTATGAGTTTAAAATAGTTGATATAAACAGAATGAAGTTTATGCCATTATCTCTAGAAAAAAGATTAAAAAACTTTTCAAAACTATGGGCAAAAAATGAAGATATGAAGATAATCGCACAAGAGTATGCAAAACTTATGAATGAAGATGAAGAGAAGTGTATTGATTTGGCAATTAGATTTTCCCAAAAACATAAAGATAGAATCAATATGAAAAAGAGATTAAGAGGAATAGAAGTTGTTGATTAA
- a CDS encoding glycosyltransferase family 4 protein — MDKKILEICLSPDLGGLELYMKDLTIELKAMAVIGKNSRLDSYFDKNKISYLKLKKRAFLNLAKIIDKNEIDIIHLHWTKDLPIAVLAKLFSKRKPKIIQTRHMHMTRFKDDFYHKFLYKNLDAIIAVTKLVKKQLEEFIPLEVRPKIFESYIGAKDFQEISQEKKNELKEKYNIKDEFLVSIVGRIEIPKGQHLVLEAVKNLREKGINAKTLVIGHTMDENYLEKLKNIYKEDIFTGFVNNASELMQISNCLVLATKKETFGLVLIEAMKCGICVLGNNKGGPLEIIEDNRSGLLFDDEKENDLFEKLLLIQKDEELRKTLAQNGKNRAKEIFDSKKQFDEIKNILEKFQNLI, encoded by the coding sequence TTGGATAAAAAAATATTAGAAATATGTTTGTCTCCAGATTTAGGTGGACTTGAACTTTATATGAAAGATTTGACCATTGAATTAAAGGCAATGGCCGTTATAGGAAAAAATTCTAGACTTGATTCTTATTTTGATAAAAATAAAATCTCATACTTAAAACTAAAAAAAAGAGCCTTTTTAAACTTGGCAAAAATAATAGATAAAAATGAGATAGATATTATTCATCTTCATTGGACTAAAGATTTGCCTATTGCCGTTTTGGCAAAACTTTTTTCTAAAAGGAAACCAAAAATAATTCAAACTAGACATATGCATATGACAAGGTTTAAAGATGATTTTTATCATAAATTTTTATATAAAAACCTTGATGCCATAATTGCTGTAACAAAACTTGTAAAAAAACAGCTTGAAGAGTTTATTCCCCTTGAAGTTAGACCGAAAATATTTGAAAGTTATATTGGTGCAAAAGATTTTCAAGAGATAAGCCAAGAGAAAAAAAATGAGCTAAAAGAAAAATATAATATAAAAGATGAATTTCTAGTCTCAATTGTAGGAAGAATAGAGATACCAAAGGGGCAACATTTAGTTTTAGAAGCAGTAAAAAACCTAAGAGAAAAAGGTATAAATGCAAAAACTCTTGTTATAGGTCATACTATGGATGAAAACTATTTAGAAAAGCTTAAAAATATATACAAAGAGGATATTTTTACTGGTTTTGTAAATAATGCCTCTGAATTAATGCAGATTTCTAATTGTTTAGTTTTAGCTACAAAAAAAGAGACTTTTGGTTTAGTTTTAATTGAAGCTATGAAATGTGGAATCTGTGTTTTAGGAAATAATAAAGGAGGACCACTTGAGATAATTGAAGATAATAGAAGTGGTCTTTTATTTGATGATGAAAAAGAGAATGACCTTTTTGAAAAACTATTATTAATCCAAAAAGATGAAGAACTTAGAAAAACCCTTGCTCAAAATGGAAAGAATAGAGCAAAAGAGATATTTGATAGTAAAAAACAGTTTGATGAGATAAAAAATATATTAGAAAAATTTCAAAATTTAATCTAA
- a CDS encoding MBOAT family O-acyltransferase, with protein MLFNSYEFIFVFLPIVFFVYFYLNSKRLTVGAKGFLVFASLFFYSWWNVVYLPLILSSMLFNYVIGNSLAFDNKRGINKGFSKNTILTFGIVCNLALLGYFKYADFFILNLNLVTDIQVEPLNLLLPLAISFFTFQQIAYLVDSYRDETKEYDFLNYALFVTFFPQLIAGPIVHHKEMMPQFASKWNLVKNYRNIALGLFIFSLGLFKKVVIADTFAEWATNGFDRAVTLNLVEAWATSLSYTFQLYFDFSGYTDMAIGIALLFNIKLPINFNSPYKALDIQDFWRRWHITLSRFLRDYIYIPLGGNRKGNFRTYVNLMATFVIGGLWHGAGWTFVFWGFLHGVALCIHRVWQSIGFRLPKVIAWFITFNFVNIAWIFFRAKEWDDAVKVLSSMFSLDNVNFYTYKISSLLVSINGNDKTLGLSVFAFILVLYFNNSMYYYNNNFDKNRKSSLLTSFLLSYAVIEVHRVSVFLYFNF; from the coding sequence ATGTTGTTTAATAGCTATGAATTTATATTTGTATTTTTGCCAATAGTATTTTTTGTATATTTCTACCTAAATAGTAAAAGATTAACTGTAGGAGCAAAAGGGTTTTTAGTATTTGCAAGCTTGTTTTTTTATTCTTGGTGGAATGTAGTATACCTGCCATTAATCTTAAGTAGTATGCTCTTTAACTATGTAATAGGTAATAGTTTAGCATTTGATAATAAAAGAGGTATTAATAAAGGTTTTTCTAAAAATACAATCCTAACCTTTGGAATAGTTTGTAACCTGGCACTTCTTGGATACTTTAAATATGCAGATTTTTTTATATTAAATTTAAACCTTGTAACAGATATACAAGTAGAACCACTAAATCTACTTCTTCCTTTGGCTATTTCATTTTTTACCTTCCAACAAATAGCATATTTAGTTGATAGCTATAGAGATGAGACAAAGGAGTATGATTTTTTGAATTATGCACTGTTTGTAACTTTTTTCCCTCAATTAATTGCAGGTCCAATAGTTCATCATAAAGAGATGATGCCACAGTTTGCATCTAAATGGAATTTAGTTAAAAATTATAGAAATATAGCTCTTGGACTTTTTATATTTTCATTGGGACTTTTTAAAAAAGTAGTAATAGCAGATACCTTTGCAGAATGGGCAACTAATGGATTTGATAGGGCAGTAACATTAAACCTAGTAGAAGCCTGGGCAACATCTTTGTCTTATACCTTTCAATTGTACTTTGACTTTAGTGGATATACAGATATGGCAATAGGAATAGCACTGTTGTTTAATATAAAACTTCCTATAAACTTTAATAGCCCATATAAAGCATTAGATATACAAGACTTCTGGAGAAGATGGCATATAACACTTTCAAGATTCCTAAGAGATTATATCTATATTCCATTAGGAGGGAATAGAAAAGGAAACTTTAGAACCTATGTAAATCTTATGGCAACATTTGTAATAGGTGGATTGTGGCATGGAGCAGGGTGGACATTTGTATTCTGGGGATTTTTGCATGGAGTTGCATTGTGTATACATAGAGTTTGGCAAAGTATAGGGTTTAGACTTCCAAAAGTAATAGCATGGTTCATAACCTTCAACTTTGTAAATATAGCCTGGATATTTTTTAGAGCAAAAGAGTGGGATGATGCGGTTAAAGTATTATCTTCTATGTTCTCTCTTGATAATGTAAATTTTTATACATATAAAATTAGTTCATTACTTGTCTCAATAAATGGTAATGACAAGACATTAGGGTTAAGTGTTTTTGCATTTATTTTAGTCTTATATTTTAATAATAGTATGTACTATTATAATAATAATTTTGATAAAAATAGAAAAAGTAGTCTTTTGACATCTTTTTTATTATCTTATGCTGTAATTGAAGTGCATAGAGTATCTGTATTTCTGTATTTCAATTTTTAG
- a CDS encoding MBOAT family O-acyltransferase translates to MLFNSYEFIFVFLPIVFFVYFYLNSKRLTVGAKGFLVFASLFFYSWWNVVYLPLILSSMLFNYVIGNSLAFDNKRGINKGFSKNTILTFGIVCNLALLGYFKYADFFILNLNLVTDIQVEPLNLLLPLAISFFTFQQIAYLVDSYRDETKEYDFLNYALFVTFFPQLIAGPIVHHKEMMPQFASKWNLVKNYRNIALGLFIFSLGLFKKVVIADTFAEWATNGFDRAVTLNLVEAWATSLSYTFQLYFDFSGYTDMAIGIALLFNIKLPINFNSPYKALDIQDFWRRWHITLSRFLRDYIYIPLGGNRKGNFRTYVNLMATFVIGGLWHGAGWTFVFWGFLHGVALCIHRVWQSIGFRLPKVIAWFITFNFVNIAWIFFRAKEWDDAVKVLSSMFSLDNVVLSPKLMFLTKVLEIDNIIYDRVFCISEEGNRVIIFLVFFFTIILFSKNSIVKLLLFKISFKSVIFSSFLFIYSVFQLTKVSEFLYFNF, encoded by the coding sequence ATGTTGTTTAATAGCTATGAATTTATATTTGTATTTTTGCCAATAGTATTTTTTGTATATTTCTACCTAAATAGTAAAAGATTAACTGTAGGAGCAAAAGGGTTTTTAGTATTTGCAAGCTTGTTTTTTTATTCTTGGTGGAATGTAGTATACCTGCCATTAATCTTAAGTAGTATGCTCTTTAACTATGTAATAGGTAATAGTTTAGCATTTGATAATAAAAGAGGTATTAATAAAGGTTTTTCTAAAAATACAATCCTAACCTTTGGAATAGTTTGTAACCTGGCACTTCTTGGATACTTTAAATATGCAGATTTTTTTATATTAAATTTAAACCTTGTAACAGATATACAAGTAGAACCACTAAATCTACTTCTTCCTTTGGCTATTTCATTTTTTACCTTCCAACAAATAGCATATTTAGTTGATAGCTATAGAGATGAGACAAAGGAGTATGATTTTTTGAATTATGCACTGTTTGTAACTTTTTTCCCTCAATTAATTGCAGGTCCAATAGTTCATCATAAAGAGATGATGCCACAGTTTGCATCTAAATGGAATTTAGTTAAAAATTATAGAAATATAGCTCTTGGACTTTTTATATTTTCATTGGGACTTTTTAAAAAAGTAGTAATAGCAGATACCTTTGCAGAATGGGCAACTAATGGATTTGATAGGGCAGTAACATTAAACCTAGTAGAAGCCTGGGCAACATCTTTGTCTTATACCTTTCAATTGTACTTTGACTTTAGTGGATATACAGATATGGCAATAGGAATAGCACTGTTGTTTAATATAAAACTTCCTATAAACTTTAATAGCCCATATAAAGCATTAGATATACAAGACTTCTGGAGAAGATGGCATATAACACTTTCAAGATTCCTAAGAGATTATATCTATATTCCATTAGGAGGGAATAGAAAAGGAAACTTTAGAACCTATGTAAATCTTATGGCAACATTTGTAATAGGTGGATTGTGGCATGGAGCAGGGTGGACATTTGTATTCTGGGGATTTTTGCATGGAGTTGCATTGTGTATACATAGAGTTTGGCAAAGTATAGGGTTTAGACTTCCAAAAGTAATAGCATGGTTCATAACCTTCAACTTTGTAAATATAGCCTGGATATTTTTTAGAGCAAAAGAGTGGGATGATGCGGTTAAAGTATTATCTTCTATGTTCTCTCTTGATAATGTAGTGTTAAGTCCAAAATTAATGTTTTTAACAAAAGTTTTAGAAATAGATAATATTATATATGATAGAGTTTTTTGTATATCAGAGGAGGGGAATAGAGTAATAATTTTTTTAGTTTTCTTCTTTACAATTATACTTTTTTCAAAAAATTCAATAGTAAAACTTCTATTATTCAAAATAAGTTTTAAATCAGTTATTTTTAGTAGCTTTTTATTTATTTATAGTGTTTTTCAACTCACAAAAGTGAGTGAGTTTTTATATTTTAATTTTTAG
- a CDS encoding glycosyltransferase has protein sequence MEISSLKLASKLESYVNIFFLTRKSSFIDSNLDKYLNNSLNNKFSISFSSNLSIKLIFLIRKIVKSKNIKNVIFFGASEIKSLYFAFLGLNINFIVRHATTKLTSKRDFIHKLLYSNVNYHVAISEHLKENVKKIVPLNNHCEVKVIYPSIKIENYDFNNILSSRKRNEKIRIIHTGRIIKGKGQLDAILACEILYKNNIEFDFFILGSFENGFEIEFKKVYEKLKYKDSIHLIGFEKDIFKYLMNSDIFLFPSYGEGFCNSYAEALSCGLYCISYENTTFIEFKKLGFINALSKNKDIELLKDELYKAVFFISSNDTYRQKNLDLAKHLFSVDSEVNGYLKLLK, from the coding sequence ATGGAAATTTCATCCCTTAAACTCGCTTCTAAGCTTGAAAGTTATGTTAATATATTTTTTTTAACACGAAAGAGTAGTTTTATAGATTCAAATTTAGATAAATATCTAAATAACTCATTAAATAATAAATTTAGTATTTCTTTTAGTTCAAACTTAAGTATAAAATTAATATTTTTAATTAGAAAAATAGTTAAAAGTAAGAATATTAAAAATGTAATATTTTTTGGCGCAAGTGAAATAAAATCTTTGTATTTTGCTTTTTTGGGATTAAATATTAATTTTATAGTTAGGCATGCTACAACAAAACTTACATCTAAAAGGGATTTTATTCATAAGCTTTTATATTCAAATGTTAATTATCATGTTGCAATTAGTGAACACTTAAAAGAAAATGTAAAAAAAATTGTTCCTTTAAACAATCATTGTGAAGTAAAAGTTATTTATCCTTCTATAAAAATTGAAAATTATGATTTTAATAATATTTTATCTAGTAGAAAAAGAAATGAGAAAATCAGAATAATTCATACAGGAAGAATTATAAAAGGTAAAGGGCAATTAGATGCAATTTTAGCTTGTGAAATATTATATAAAAACAATATAGAGTTTGATTTTTTTATTCTTGGTTCCTTTGAAAATGGTTTCGAAATAGAATTTAAGAAAGTATATGAAAAACTTAAATATAAAGATTCAATACATTTAATTGGTTTTGAAAAAGATATATTTAAATATTTGATGAATTCAGATATTTTTTTATTTCCTAGTTATGGAGAAGGTTTCTGTAATTCTTATGCGGAAGCTCTTTCATGTGGATTATATTGTATAAGTTATGAAAATACAACATTTATAGAATTTAAGAAATTAGGCTTTATAAATGCATTATCTAAAAATAAAGATATTGAGTTACTAAAAGATGAATTATACAAAGCTGTATTTTTTATCTCATCTAATGATACATATAGACAAAAAAATTTAGATTTAGCAAAACATCTTTTTTCAGTTGATTCTGAAGTTAATGGTTATTTAAAATTATTAAAGTAG